From Paenibacillus polymyxa, the proteins below share one genomic window:
- a CDS encoding methyl-accepting chemotaxis protein, giving the protein MNLTIKAKMILSAILIPSVIAAMLLTNYILSIHSENEYKDIMNREETIAYNSKSLQFLLNGISNDERAYLLTRDEQYGNEIGNKQSEVAKLLQETEALLNTGNEDTKKKMTELKTGINTYMNQVHSLLTTAGYKSTRDDAFPPFSELLDDFENERVLRKQLDTKVVAFVKAQEDMVTVKIQQAHQTMTNTTLITSIVGFLVIIYSIAQSIVLIRSIRPLHHMNEQLLQMSQGGGDLRSRLGITSKDEIGMIASSYNKLIEGFRSIIVDAQDTARTLTVTAERVNVSTEEMNQANRHTSGVMEELATGMEHQVDDITQTTDTMKELAYELEQIAATSEQVYELSDTAAKDAEAGEQSIGQAMRQMEKVSESVDSSARAVRSLSEQAEQIGMIGSVITGFAKQTGMLALNASIEAARAGEQGKGFAVVASEVKRLSEQVSVSAAEITQFVQNIQEHVGHVASTMQSGTVEVQSGVKVMQSAETAFRQIGSSIQQVSEQIHSVNRSVEQMSGGSERMVKAAERIREVAEQTAGGTQSVSAAAEEQLASMEEIASSIHTLADMSQLLNARVGGFKV; this is encoded by the coding sequence ATGAACTTAACAATTAAGGCCAAAATGATTCTCAGCGCGATACTGATCCCAAGTGTGATTGCTGCCATGCTGCTGACCAATTACATTTTAAGTATACATAGTGAGAACGAGTACAAAGATATTATGAATCGTGAAGAGACGATTGCGTATAACTCCAAGTCTCTTCAATTTTTGTTAAACGGGATATCCAATGATGAGCGGGCATATTTGCTGACTCGTGACGAACAGTATGGGAACGAGATCGGAAACAAGCAGAGTGAAGTTGCAAAGTTGCTACAGGAGACAGAAGCTCTACTCAATACAGGTAATGAGGATACAAAGAAGAAGATGACTGAGCTCAAAACAGGGATTAATACCTATATGAATCAGGTTCATAGTCTACTGACTACAGCGGGGTATAAGAGTACAAGAGATGATGCTTTCCCTCCATTTTCTGAATTGCTCGATGATTTTGAAAACGAACGGGTTTTGCGCAAGCAACTTGATACCAAGGTGGTAGCATTTGTCAAGGCGCAGGAAGATATGGTAACGGTGAAAATACAGCAGGCGCACCAAACGATGACGAATACAACTTTGATTACGAGCATTGTAGGGTTTTTGGTCATTATTTACAGCATTGCTCAATCTATCGTTTTGATTCGTTCGATTCGTCCATTACACCATATGAATGAGCAGTTGTTGCAAATGTCTCAAGGTGGAGGAGATTTGCGAAGTCGACTGGGTATTACGTCCAAAGACGAAATCGGTATGATTGCGAGCTCCTACAACAAGCTTATTGAAGGGTTCCGCAGTATCATTGTGGATGCTCAGGATACGGCTCGTACATTAACGGTAACCGCAGAGCGTGTTAACGTCAGTACTGAGGAAATGAATCAGGCCAATCGTCATACCTCCGGTGTAATGGAAGAGCTTGCGACGGGCATGGAGCATCAGGTCGATGATATTACACAAACTACAGATACCATGAAAGAACTTGCCTACGAGCTGGAACAGATTGCTGCCACAAGCGAGCAGGTATATGAATTGTCTGATACCGCCGCTAAAGATGCAGAAGCAGGGGAACAATCGATTGGCCAGGCTATGCGTCAGATGGAGAAGGTAAGCGAAAGTGTAGACAGCTCTGCACGTGCTGTACGTTCACTTAGTGAACAGGCGGAGCAGATTGGCATGATCGGATCTGTTATTACCGGATTTGCCAAACAGACTGGAATGCTGGCGCTTAACGCATCCATTGAAGCGGCAAGAGCGGGAGAACAGGGCAAAGGATTTGCTGTTGTGGCCTCTGAGGTAAAAAGATTGTCCGAGCAGGTATCGGTTTCAGCAGCAGAAATCACACAGTTTGTGCAAAACATTCAGGAGCATGTTGGGCATGTCGCTTCCACCATGCAGTCTGGAACAGTTGAAGTGCAATCTGGCGTAAAGGTCATGCAATCCGCTGAAACTGCATTTCGCCAGATTGGAAGTTCCATTCAACAGGTCAGCGAGCAAATTCACAGTGTTAATCGGTCTGTAGAACAAATGTCCGGTGGATCAGAGCGAATGGTGAAGGCGGCGGAACGCATACGTGAAGTAGCGGAGCAGACGGCAGGAGGAACCCAAAGCGTCAGTGCGGCGGCTGAAGAGCAACTGGCTTCCATGGAGGAAATTGCATCGTCCATTCACACTCTGGCGGATATGTCGCAATTGCTGAACGCAAGGGTCGGTGGTTTTAAAGTATAG